Proteins encoded together in one Sceloporus undulatus isolate JIND9_A2432 ecotype Alabama chromosome 4, SceUnd_v1.1, whole genome shotgun sequence window:
- the DARS2 gene encoding aspartate--tRNA ligase, mitochondrial isoform X2 — MPTGDIEVKVETAEVLNSCKKLPFEMKDFIKKSEALRMQYRYLDLRRAQMQYNLRLRSQMVMRMREYLCNCYGFVDVETPTLFKKTPGGAKEFVVPSREAGKFYSLPQSPQQFKQLLMVGGLDRYFQVARCYRDEGSKPDRQPEFTQIDVEMSFVDQAGIQALIEGLLQYSWPEERGPINTPFPSISYDEAMAIYGTDKPDTRFALKITDVSDVLRNVEIGFLQNSLSGSQSTIRAICIPQGAKYLQEKDLETLTELIESKFNQGLLHLILRPDGSLKSRLAKFLNESQKLELIKAVQANVDDVVVLAAGEQEKVCLTLGKVRLEIAEMLEARGLPLRNPSAFHFLWVVDFPLFLKKEESALELESAHHPFTAPRPTDEPLLYTDPAKVRGQHYDLVLNGSEIGGGSIRIHSAKQQRFILEKVLKEDTELLTHLLEALDCGAPPHGGIALGLDRLISLIVGADSIRDVIAFPKSFKGRDLMSNAPDYVTPEELKPYHIQVTWPLAQAKASTH, encoded by the exons AAAAGTGAGGCTTTGAGAATGCAATATCGCTATTTGGACTTGCGCCGTGCTCAGATGCAGTACAATCTACGGCTGAGATCCCAGATGGTGATGAGAATGAGAGAATATCTCTGCAACTGTTATG GGTTTGTGGATGTGGAAACTCCAACACTGTTTAAAAAGACTCCAGGG GGCGCAAAGGAATTTGTGGTACCTTCACGGGAGGCTGGAAAATTTTACTCATTACCCCAGAGTCCTCAGCAGTTTAAGCAGCTACTGATGGTTGGAGGCCTGGACAG GTATTTCCAAGTTGCCCGCTGCTATCGAGATGAAGGTTCAAAGCCAGACAGACAGCCAGAATTCACACAg ATTGATGTTGAGATGTCATTTGtagaccaagctgggattcaagctTTAATAGAGGGGTTGCTCCAGTATTCCTGGCCAGAAGAAAGGGGGCCCATCAACACACCCTTCCCTTCCATCAGCTATGATGAAGCAATGGCCATCTATGGGACTGATAAACCAGACACTCGCTTTGCATTGAAG ATTACTGATGTCAGTGATGTGCTCAGGAATGTGGAAATTGGATTTTTACAGAATTCCCTCAGTGGATCCCAGAGCACTATCAGAGCCATTTGCATACCCCAAGGAGCA AAATATCTACAGGAAAAAGATCTGGAGACATTAACTGAACTGATAGAATCCAAATTTAACCAG GGATTATTGCACTTGATTTTGAGGCCTGATGGGAGCCTGAAGTCCCGACTTGCAAAGTTCTTAAATGAGAGCCAAAAACTGGAGCTCATCAAAGCAGTTCAAGCCAACGTGGATGATGTGGTGGTGCTTGCAGCTGGAGAGCAAGAAAAGGTG TGCTTGACCTTAGGGAAAGTGCGATTGGAGATTGCTGAAATGTTGGAAGCAAGAGGCCTGCCGCTCCGGAACCCCTCTGCCTTTCACTTTTTGTGGGTGgtggatttcccccttttcctcaagaaagaagaaagtgctcTGGAATTGGAGTCTGCTCACCATCCTTTCACTGCCCCTCGCCCCACCGATGAGCCTCTTCTGTACACAGACCCTGCAAAG GTGCGTGGTCAGCACTATGATTTAGTCCTAAATGGTAGTGAGATTGGAGGTGGTTCCATTCGAATTCACAGTGCAAAGCAGCAACGTTTCATTCTTGAGAAGGTgctgaag GAGGACACTGAACTGCTTACTCATCTTCTTGAAGCTCTAGATTGTGGAGCACCACCTCATGGAGGAATTGCATTAG GGCTTGACAGATTGATCAGTCTCATAGTTGGAGCTGATAGTATTCGAGATGTCATTGCTTTCCCCAAGTCCTTCAAGGGAAGAGACCTGATGAGTAATGCTCCAGATTATGTTACTCCAGAGGAACTGAAGCCGTATCATATTCAAGTTACATGGCCTTTGGCCCAAGCTAAAGCCAGCACTCACTGA